One Thermococcus eurythermalis DNA segment encodes these proteins:
- the taw22 gene encoding tRNA (guanine(37)-N1)/4-demethylwyosine(37)-methyltransferase Taw22, with translation MPALKVPKKEAEPVKRKLKNLGLYDGKRRPRRESDFVLLPVVEDERIYSLGYEVLPIELPLRPERQIYKNLESVLAERLSEEELRHLRRYDVVGDIAVIQIPPELEHRVDDIVWGLRKVHPFLKVVAKKGFHEGAFRIRDYSIIWGEKRLETVHRENGVEIKVDLSKAFFNPRMKGERYRLAQLVKDGERILIPFAGVLPYALVIAKYRKVKITAVELNREAYELGLENIERNRRRLKGEIEFIYGDAFKVLPELPSYDRVISPTPRGVDALSLTLSKAERWLHYYDFVHENEIKAFRRRILEECQKLGRECSVMVKKVSDFKPHVFKVCANVELMRGP, from the coding sequence ATGCCAGCCCTGAAAGTCCCGAAGAAGGAAGCGGAGCCGGTGAAGAGAAAGCTGAAGAATCTGGGTCTCTACGACGGGAAGAGGAGACCGAGGAGAGAAAGTGATTTCGTCCTTCTGCCTGTAGTTGAGGACGAGAGAATTTATTCCCTCGGCTACGAGGTTTTACCAATTGAGCTCCCCCTCAGGCCGGAGAGACAGATTTACAAGAACCTTGAGAGCGTCCTTGCGGAGAGGCTGAGCGAGGAGGAGCTGAGGCACCTCAGGCGCTACGACGTGGTTGGGGACATAGCGGTAATCCAGATACCGCCCGAGCTGGAGCACCGCGTTGACGACATCGTCTGGGGACTGAGAAAGGTTCACCCTTTTCTGAAGGTCGTCGCAAAGAAGGGCTTCCACGAGGGGGCCTTCAGGATAAGGGACTACTCGATAATCTGGGGCGAGAAAAGGCTTGAGACAGTCCACAGGGAGAACGGCGTCGAGATTAAGGTTGATTTGAGCAAGGCATTCTTCAACCCGCGGATGAAGGGAGAACGCTATCGGCTGGCCCAGCTGGTGAAAGACGGCGAGAGGATTTTAATTCCCTTCGCCGGAGTTCTGCCGTATGCCCTCGTGATAGCAAAGTATAGAAAGGTCAAGATAACTGCCGTCGAGCTGAACAGGGAAGCCTACGAACTCGGACTGGAGAACATAGAGCGCAACAGGAGGAGGCTGAAGGGAGAGATAGAGTTCATCTACGGCGATGCCTTCAAAGTCCTGCCGGAGCTCCCAAGCTACGACCGCGTGATAAGCCCAACGCCGAGGGGCGTTGATGCCCTAAGTTTAACGCTCTCAAAGGCCGAGCGCTGGCTTCACTACTACGACTTCGTCCATGAAAACGAGATTAAAGCCTTCAGGCGGAGAATACTTGAGGAATGCCAAAAGCTCGGAAGGGAGTGCTCGGTAATGGTGAAGAAGGTCAGCGACTTCAAGCCGCATGTGTTTAAGGTGTGTGCCAATGTTGAACTCATGCGAGGCCCTTAA
- a CDS encoding DUF835 domain-containing protein yields MEILRCGGVMYQNIPGLLSGFALVTIGLHLIWIALKYYKALEKPGKKLAWRFLISISLFTVGSIGVVIDSLTEIQLWFIMAIIYPISYFILASSVGFYLKALLSKQAKPIKPHKKAPVLPISGAYSLRKPVTPQTLAYLSRISSGLLVISRTKKERWVKKYRLEPDEFVWLSNMEEETAISPTKLHVIQGKILQFLNGSGGKAVVYMEGVEYLVIYNDFPPVAKFLFSVKDYVISHKSVLISYIPHGILDKSQESIILKEFKEAEEEELLNEISQKLLVTMVEQRESASVDEQENVMSNSE; encoded by the coding sequence TGACAATTGGACTGCACCTTATTTGGATAGCACTCAAGTACTACAAGGCCCTCGAAAAGCCCGGGAAAAAGTTAGCTTGGAGATTCTTGATTTCGATATCGCTCTTTACTGTAGGTTCAATTGGGGTCGTCATAGACTCTCTAACCGAAATCCAATTATGGTTCATCATGGCCATCATTTATCCAATCTCCTACTTTATTTTGGCCTCCTCAGTTGGATTCTACCTTAAGGCCCTGCTCTCAAAGCAGGCGAAGCCAATAAAGCCCCACAAGAAGGCGCCGGTTCTCCCAATATCCGGAGCATACTCCTTGAGGAAGCCCGTAACACCCCAAACGCTGGCATACCTGTCGAGGATTTCAAGCGGACTGCTCGTCATCAGCAGGACAAAGAAGGAGAGGTGGGTCAAAAAATATCGGCTTGAGCCGGATGAGTTCGTATGGCTGAGCAATATGGAGGAAGAAACTGCAATCAGCCCCACAAAGCTCCACGTGATTCAGGGCAAGATACTCCAGTTTCTGAACGGGAGCGGAGGAAAAGCAGTGGTGTATATGGAGGGGGTTGAATATCTGGTAATCTACAACGACTTTCCCCCAGTTGCAAAGTTCCTGTTCTCGGTCAAAGACTACGTTATTTCCCATAAATCGGTGCTTATCTCTTATATCCCCCATGGCATCCTGGATAAGTCACAAGAGAGCATTATTCTAAAAGAGTTCAAGGAAGCGGAGGAGGAAGAACTACTTAACGAAATCTCCCAAAAACTCCTAGTAACAATGGTGGAACAGAGGGAAAGTGCTAGTGTCGATGAACAAGAAAATGTCATGTCAAACAGTGAATGA
- a CDS encoding DUF835 domain-containing protein, with the protein MKSRKDAVLLLRAIANYAGRPILVIGREHPDEWVERAGIEPDEYIWLTRVEHRKAVSPSSLHVLTGKVEAFLKGKPGGVVYIEGVEYMLFYSDFKAVAKFLFTIRDMAIMENAHIILLVDENTMSPEQTAILKKEFEEIDVEDALEKLMGPALFGAIPSEKRRGNNASPESPEEGSGAGEEKAEESGSLRREEETEERK; encoded by the coding sequence GTGAAGTCCCGCAAAGACGCTGTATTACTCCTTAGGGCAATAGCAAACTATGCTGGCCGCCCCATCCTTGTCATTGGAAGGGAGCACCCCGATGAGTGGGTCGAAAGGGCGGGCATAGAACCCGACGAGTACATATGGCTTACAAGGGTTGAGCACAGAAAGGCCGTGAGTCCGAGCAGCCTGCATGTTCTCACAGGAAAAGTTGAGGCATTCCTAAAGGGTAAGCCGGGAGGTGTGGTCTACATTGAGGGAGTTGAGTATATGCTCTTTTACTCCGACTTCAAAGCCGTTGCAAAGTTTTTGTTCACAATCCGGGACATGGCAATAATGGAGAATGCCCACATAATCCTTCTAGTAGATGAAAACACGATGTCCCCAGAACAGACGGCAATACTAAAAAAAGAGTTCGAGGAAATAGACGTAGAAGATGCCCTCGAAAAGCTGATGGGCCCTGCACTGTTTGGAGCTATTCCCAGCGAAAAACGGAGGGGCAACAATGCCAGCCCTGAAAGTCCCGAAGAAGGAAGCGGAGCCGGTGAAGAGAAAGCTGAAGAATCTGGGTCTCTACGACGGGAAGAGGAGACCGAGGAGAGAAAGTGA